The proteins below come from a single Eriocheir sinensis breed Jianghai 21 unplaced genomic scaffold, ASM2467909v1 Scaffold352, whole genome shotgun sequence genomic window:
- the LOC126991869 gene encoding LOW QUALITY PROTEIN: malate dehydrogenase, mitochondrial-like (The sequence of the model RefSeq protein was modified relative to this genomic sequence to represent the inferred CDS: inserted 2 bases in 1 codon), translated as MFSRLARPQVSCLLGHCAKNFSTTNAAQKRVAVMGASGAXGQPLSMLLKNSPLVTQLSLYDIVHTPGVAADLSHIESPAKVTGYVGPEQLPDSLKGCEVVVIPAGVPRKPGMTRDDLFNTNASIVANLAKACAENCPEAMICIISNPVNSTVPIAAEIYKKVGVDASRIFGVTTLDIVRANTFVAELKGLDPTKVNVPVIGGHAGVTIIPLISQATPSVEFPEDQLKALTERIQDAGTEVVKAKAGAGSATLSMAYAGARFAFSMIRALNGEPGVVECAYVRSTVTDATYFSTPLLLGPKGMEKNLGLGKLSDYETKLVENALPELKGSIKKGESFAASM; from the exons ATGTTCTCCAGGCTCGCCAGGCCCCAGGTGTCTTGCCTCCTCGGACACTGCGCCAAGAACTTCTCCACCACAAATGCG GCCCAGAAGAGGGTTGCAGTGATGGGGGCCAGTGGAGC TGGCCAGCCCCTCTCCATGCTGCTCAAGAATTCCCCTCTGGTGACCCAACTCTCCCTTTACGATATTGTCCACACTCCAGGCGTGGCAGCCGACCTTTCCCATATTGAATCCCCAGCCAAGGTCACAGGCTATGTAGGACCTGAGCAGCTACCT GACTCTCTGAAGGGATGCGAGGTTGTGGTGATCCCTGCTGGAGTGCCCCGCAAGCCTGGCATGACCCGAGATGACCTGTTCAACACAAATGCTTCCATTGTTGCCAACCTGGCTAAGGCCTGTGCAGAGAACTGTCCTGAAGCCATGATTTGCATTATCTCCAACCCT GTGAACAGCACTGTGCCTATTGCAGCCGAGATATACAAGAAGGTCGGTGTAGATGCCAGCCGCATCTTTGGTGTGACCACCCTGGATATTGTACGTGCGAACACCTTTGTGGCAGAGTTGAAG GGTCTGGATCCCACCAAAGTGAATGTGCCAGTGATCGGTGGCCATGCGGGTGTTACCATCATCCCACTCATCTCCCAGGCCACTCCATCTGTAGAGTTCCCCGAGGACCAGCTCAAGGCACTCACAGAGAGGATTCAG GATGCTGGCACTGAGGTGGTAAAGGCCAAGGCTGGGGCAGGATCAGCCACTCTCTCCATGGCCTACGCAGGTGCCCGGTTTGCCTTCTCCATGATTCGTGCCCTCAATGGAGAACCCGGTGTTGTGGAGTGTGCCTACGTCAG ATCCACAGTTACAGATGCCACCTacttctccactcctctccttctggGCCCTAAGGGCATGGAGAAGAACTTGGGTTTGGGTAAACTATCTGACTATGAAACCAAGCTTGTGGAAAATGCCTTGCCCGAGCTGAAAGGAAGCATCAAAAAGGGAGAAAGCTTTGCTGCCAGCATGTAA